The Arcobacter porcinus sequence ATGACACAAAAAGAGTTTTTAGTAAATATCCAAAAAGAGACAAATTCTATTGATTTTGATAGATATTTTAAACAACTAAATTTAAAAAAGCTATCACTTGAAGAAAATATTGCTATATTTGAAGTAGCAAATAGATATATTGCTGCTTGGATAAAAAATAAATTTGAAGAAAATTTAAAAGAGTTTTTTGAAAAATATAGTAATTTTAAACCAGAAATCGAGCTAAGAATCGCTGGGGAGAGAAAATTAAAAAAACAAAATGAACTACAAATTCAAAATCAAACTCCTGAAAGTACAATTTTAAATCCTTCATATACATTTAACTCTTTTGTAGTTGGTCCATCAAACCAGATGGCTTATAATGCTGCACTTGCAGTTTCAAATAAACCAGGAATTCAATATAATCCACTTTTTATTTATGGTGGAACAGGGCTTGGAAAAACACATATTTTACAAGCTATTGGAAATAAAGCCTTAGAAAATGACAAAACAGTTATTTATGTAACAATCGAACAATTTATGAATGATTATACATTTTCACTAAAAAATAAAAATATGGAACACTTTAGAACAAAATATAGAAATTGTGATCTATTACTTATCGATGATGTTCAATTTTTAAGTGGAAAAGAACAGACTCAAGAGGAATTTTTCCATACTTTTAATGAACTTCATAATGCAAAAAAACAGATTGTTATGACAAGTGATAGATTACCTTCACAAATTGCTGGTTTAGTTGATAGATTAAAATCAAGATTTGAATGGGGACTTACAACTGATATTCAAATTCCAAGACTTGAAACGAAAATTGCAATTATTGAGAAAAAAAGTGAGCTAAATGGTATTAATCTTTCAAGAGAGATTATCTCATTTATAGCTACAACTTTAGATAGTTCAATAAGAGAGATTGAAGGTGTTTTAATAAGAATAAATGCAAGTGCATCACTTCTAAATCAAGAGATAAATCTTGCAATGGTTCAAAATCTTTTAAAAGATCAAATAAAAGAGAATAAAGAAAATATTAAACTTCCAGATATTATTAGTTTAGTTGCAAGTGAATTAAATATAAAACCAAGCGATATAAAATCTAAAAAAAGAACTTCAGCAGTTGCAAATGCTAGAAGAGTTGTAATATATCTTGCTAGAGAATTAACTCACAATTCAATGCCTGATATTGCAAAATTTTTAGATATGAAAGATCATAGTTCTATTTCACATAATGTGAAAAAAACTACTGAACTTATGAATAGTGATGAAAATTTTAAATTAGTTATTCAAAATTTAAAGAATAAATTAATAAATAAGGAGTAGAAGTAAGTAAATGTGTGAAAAGATGTGAATATAAATATAGTTTTATTCACTATCTAAACTATCCAAAATTTGGTGGTTTAAAAGGTATTTTCATCTTTTCACATGACCTACTACTAATACTAAAGAAATAAACTAAATAGGAGAAAAAATGAAGTTGGTAATAAACAAACAAGTGTTAGAAAATGTTGTTAGCTCTATGCAAGCATTTTTAGAAAAAAAAGATTCTAGTGCAATAACTTCTCATATATATCTTGAAATCATAAATAATAGATTAATTGCTAAAGCAACTGATTATGAAATTGGTTTTGAAACATTTGTAGAAAATATATCAAACTATGAAGATGGAAAAACAACAGTAAATGGAGTTAATTTATTAAGTTTTATTAAAAGATTAAAAAATGAAGATATATCTTTAGAAACAAGTTCAAGTAATTTAATAATAAAACAAAATAAATCTATATTTAAATTACCAACTTATGATGCAAATGAATTTCCAACTATTAATAAATATGAAAACTTAAAAGAGTTATCAATATCTATTTCAAATTTTATGAATTCAATTAAAAAAATATCTCCAGCAATTGATAGTAATAATCCAAAATTTGAATTAAATGGTGCATTAATAGATATTAAAAGTCAAAAAATAAACTTCTGTGCAACTGATACAAGAAGATTAGCTTTAACACATTTAGAAAATATGTCAAATAGTGAAGCTCAATTAATTATCCCAAAAAAAGCTATTTTTGAAATTCAAAAACTATTTTTAGATGAAGCAAAAATCTCTTATGATAATAATAATTTAGTAATTTCAAATGAAAATAGTACTTTCTTTACAAAATTAATAAATGGAAAATATCCAGATTATGAGAGAATTATTCCTACAAATCTAAAATATAATATATTTATACCAAAAAATAGTGTAGTTGAATCAATTAAATTAATTACTTCTTTATCTTCAAATATAAAAATATCATTTACACAAAGTGCAATTTTATTTGAATCTTTAGATGAAGATAGCGTTGCAAATACACAAATTGATATTGATTTAAATATAGAAAAAAATTTTTACATTGCTGTAAATGCTAAATATATTTTAGATTTCTTCTCAATGTCAAATAGTGAGAAAGTAAGAATTGGATTTAATGAATCAAATCTTCCTTTCTATTTAGAAGATAATAAATTTATAACAATTGTAATGCCAATTGTTTTAGAAAAATAAAAATATCAAATAAGGATTTATAAAAATGTCACAACAAGAATATGGTGCAAGTAATATTAAAGTTTTAAAAGGTCTTGAAGCTGTTAGAAAAAGACCTGGGATGTATATTGGTGATACAAACATAAATGGACTTCACCACTTAATTTATGAAGTTGTTGATAACTCTATTGATGAAGCGATGGCTGGATATTGTAAAAATATCAAAATTACTTTAACAAAAGATGGAAGAGCAAGAATTGAAGATGATGGAAGAGGAATTCCAACAGCAATTCACCCAACAGAAGGAGTAAGTGCAGCAACTATTGCTTTAACAGTTCTTCACGCTGGTGGTAAATTTGATAAAGATACTTATAAAGTTTCAGGAGGACTTCACGGAGTTGGAGTTTCTGTTGTAAATGCTTTATCAAAAGATCTAAAAATGACTATTTATAGAGAAGGAAAAATTCACCAACAAGTATTTAGTGAAGGTATTCCAAAAAATACTCTTGAAATTATTGGAGATAGTCCTAGAAAAACAGGAACAACAATTGATTTTTTAGTAGATGATACTATTTTTGAAGTTACAAAATATGAGTTTGCTATTCTTGCTAAAAGATTTAAAGAAGTTGCATATTTAAACCCATTTATTACAATTACTCTTGAAGATGAAAATATAAATAAAAAAGAAGTTTATCATTTTGAAGGTGGAATTAAACAGTTCGTTGAAGATTTAAATAAAGAGACAGCTTTATGTGAAGTAATTGCATTTAGTGATAAAGTTGATGGAGTAGAAGTTGATATTGCTTTAATGTATAACGATACTTATATTGAAAAAACTCTA is a genomic window containing:
- the dnaA gene encoding chromosomal replication initiator protein DnaA, with protein sequence MTQKEFLVNIQKETNSIDFDRYFKQLNLKKLSLEENIAIFEVANRYIAAWIKNKFEENLKEFFEKYSNFKPEIELRIAGERKLKKQNELQIQNQTPESTILNPSYTFNSFVVGPSNQMAYNAALAVSNKPGIQYNPLFIYGGTGLGKTHILQAIGNKALENDKTVIYVTIEQFMNDYTFSLKNKNMEHFRTKYRNCDLLLIDDVQFLSGKEQTQEEFFHTFNELHNAKKQIVMTSDRLPSQIAGLVDRLKSRFEWGLTTDIQIPRLETKIAIIEKKSELNGINLSREIISFIATTLDSSIREIEGVLIRINASASLLNQEINLAMVQNLLKDQIKENKENIKLPDIISLVASELNIKPSDIKSKKRTSAVANARRVVIYLARELTHNSMPDIAKFLDMKDHSSISHNVKKTTELMNSDENFKLVIQNLKNKLINKE
- the dnaN gene encoding DNA polymerase III subunit beta → MKLVINKQVLENVVSSMQAFLEKKDSSAITSHIYLEIINNRLIAKATDYEIGFETFVENISNYEDGKTTVNGVNLLSFIKRLKNEDISLETSSSNLIIKQNKSIFKLPTYDANEFPTINKYENLKELSISISNFMNSIKKISPAIDSNNPKFELNGALIDIKSQKINFCATDTRRLALTHLENMSNSEAQLIIPKKAIFEIQKLFLDEAKISYDNNNLVISNENSTFFTKLINGKYPDYERIIPTNLKYNIFIPKNSVVESIKLITSLSSNIKISFTQSAILFESLDEDSVANTQIDIDLNIEKNFYIAVNAKYILDFFSMSNSEKVRIGFNESNLPFYLEDNKFITIVMPIVLEK